A genome region from Mycobacterium florentinum includes the following:
- a CDS encoding Eco57I restriction-modification methylase domain-containing protein: protein MKTFAGKAAASADKVRGGYYTPASVARFLAAWVREAGTRIVEPSCGDGRILRELAALSTQVRGVELVAGEAAKSRAFAPVDTANLFTWLADNEATGWDGVAGNPPYIRFGNWASQQREPALELMRREGLRPSRLTNAWVPFVVASTVMVRDGGRVGLVLPAELLQVGYAAQLREFLLARYREITLVTFRRLVFDGILQEVVLFCGIVGAGPARIRTLGLTDADALDGADLDVESAPALLHEQEKWTKYFLDPAAIGLLRMLKGSDTMTRLGDIADVDVGIVTGRNSFFTFTDAQADELGLRGHCVPLVSRSSQLCGLVYDSDCRASDVAAGHRTWLLDAPDEPADPALAAHIGAGEADGVHLGYKCSIRTPWWRTPSPWVPDLFLLRQIHLAPRLTVNAAAATSTDTVHRVRLVGDRDSRADPAAFAAVFHNSATFAFAEIMGRSYGGGILELEPTEAEQLPIPPSALAGAELAADVDLLLKADEIEKALDAVDRHVLIDGLGWSPDVVAQCRAAWHTLRDRRTGRGAR from the coding sequence GTGAAGACGTTCGCGGGCAAGGCGGCGGCATCGGCCGACAAGGTCCGCGGCGGGTACTACACGCCGGCTTCGGTGGCCCGATTTCTGGCAGCCTGGGTCCGCGAGGCCGGTACCCGGATCGTCGAACCCTCGTGCGGCGACGGCCGAATCCTGCGCGAGCTGGCCGCGCTCAGCACCCAGGTGCGGGGCGTGGAACTCGTGGCCGGCGAGGCCGCAAAGTCGCGAGCGTTCGCTCCCGTCGACACCGCGAACCTGTTCACCTGGCTGGCCGACAACGAGGCCACCGGTTGGGACGGGGTCGCGGGCAACCCGCCCTACATCCGATTCGGCAACTGGGCGTCGCAGCAGCGCGAGCCGGCGCTGGAGCTGATGCGGCGCGAGGGTCTGCGCCCCAGCCGGCTGACCAATGCCTGGGTCCCATTCGTCGTCGCGAGCACGGTAATGGTGCGCGACGGCGGACGGGTGGGTTTGGTATTGCCGGCAGAATTGCTGCAAGTCGGTTATGCCGCACAATTGCGCGAATTTCTGCTCGCTCGCTACCGCGAAATCACTCTGGTCACATTTCGGCGGTTGGTGTTCGACGGCATCCTGCAGGAAGTCGTGTTGTTCTGCGGAATAGTCGGCGCGGGTCCCGCGCGGATTCGCACGCTGGGTCTCACCGATGCCGACGCCCTGGACGGCGCCGACCTCGACGTCGAATCCGCGCCCGCCCTGCTGCACGAACAGGAGAAGTGGACCAAATACTTCTTGGACCCCGCCGCGATCGGACTGCTGCGGATGCTCAAGGGATCCGACACGATGACACGGCTCGGGGACATCGCCGACGTCGACGTCGGCATCGTGACGGGCCGCAACAGCTTCTTCACCTTCACCGATGCGCAGGCCGACGAGCTGGGCCTGCGGGGCCACTGCGTCCCGCTGGTCTCGCGCAGCAGCCAGCTGTGCGGCCTGGTCTACGACTCCGATTGCCGGGCAAGCGATGTCGCGGCCGGCCACCGGACCTGGTTGCTCGACGCCCCCGACGAGCCGGCCGATCCCGCGCTGGCCGCGCACATCGGCGCCGGTGAGGCCGACGGTGTCCACCTCGGCTACAAGTGCTCGATCCGGACGCCGTGGTGGCGCACACCGTCGCCGTGGGTGCCCGACCTGTTCCTGCTGCGCCAGATCCACCTGGCCCCACGGCTGACCGTCAACGCCGCCGCGGCGACGAGCACCGACACCGTGCATCGGGTGCGGCTGGTCGGCGACCGCGATAGCCGGGCCGACCCGGCGGCGTTCGCCGCGGTGTTCCACAACAGCGCGACGTTCGCCTTCGCCGAGATCATGGGCCGCAGTTATGGTGGAGGCATCTTGGAACTCGAGCCGACCGAAGCCGAGCAGCTACCCATTCCCCCATCGGCGCTGGCCGGCGCCGAACTCGCGGCAGATGTCGATCTGCTGTTGAAGGCCGACGAAATCGAGAAGGCGCTCGACGCCGTCGACCGACACGTGCTGATCGACGGGCTCGGCTGGTCACCCGATGTCGTCGCGCAATGCCGGGCGGCGTGGCACACGCTGCGCGACCGCCGGACCGGACGCGGCGCCCGATGA
- a CDS encoding NUDIX domain-containing protein has translation MSIRDSAISILTDWQAPDPAQESLRHAVLAFVHGRPDACRRECEAGHVTASAIVLDDTGTRVLLTLHRRLRRWVQLGGHCDDDDPDIVTAALREAVEESGVPDLRITPRLAAIHVHPVTCSLGVPTRHLDLQFVAHAPTGAQVAISEESEDLRWWPADALPPGTDYALAHLVSRATQP, from the coding sequence ATGAGCATCCGCGATTCGGCCATCTCGATCCTCACCGACTGGCAGGCACCCGATCCCGCGCAGGAGTCGTTGCGGCACGCCGTGCTGGCGTTCGTGCACGGCCGCCCCGACGCCTGCCGCCGCGAATGCGAAGCCGGCCACGTCACGGCGTCGGCGATCGTGCTCGACGACACCGGCACCCGGGTGCTGCTGACCCTGCATCGCCGGCTTCGCCGTTGGGTGCAGCTCGGTGGCCACTGCGATGACGACGACCCCGACATCGTGACCGCGGCGCTGCGCGAGGCCGTCGAGGAATCCGGTGTACCCGATCTACGAATCACACCGCGGCTGGCCGCGATTCACGTCCACCCGGTCACCTGCTCGCTGGGTGTCCCGACCCGGCACCTGGACCTGCAATTCGTCGCCCATGCGCCGACGGGCGCGCAGGTCGCGATCAGCGAGGAGTCCGAGGACCTGCGGTGGTGGCCGGCCGACGCGTTGCCGCCCGGCACCGATTACGCGCTCGCACACCTGGTTTCGCGGGCGACTCAGCCCTAG
- the manB gene encoding mannose-1-phosphate guanylyltransferase yields the protein MAIPPVDAVILVGGKGTRLRPLTLSAPKPMLPTAGVPFLTHMLSRIAAAGVEHVILSTSYKAGVFEAEFGDGSALGLEIDYVTEEEPLGTGGGIANIADKLRHDTALVFNGDVLSGADLGELVESHRANEADVTLHLVRVGDPRAFGCVPTDENNRVMAFLEKTEDPPTDQINAGTYVFARKIIDRIPRGRPVSVEREVFPSLLSDPDVKFCGYVDATYWRDMGTPDDFVRGSSDLVRGIVTSPALHGHRGEKLVHEGAAVAPGAVVIGGTVIGRGAEIGPGVRLDGAVIFDGVKIEAGSVVERSIVGFGARIGPRALIRDGVIGDGADIGARCELLRGARVWPGVSIPDGGIRYSSDV from the coding sequence TTGGCGATTCCCCCGGTCGATGCGGTAATTCTGGTCGGCGGCAAGGGCACTCGGTTGCGGCCGTTGACGCTGTCGGCGCCCAAGCCGATGCTGCCGACGGCCGGAGTGCCGTTTCTCACCCACATGTTGTCGCGCATCGCCGCGGCCGGCGTCGAGCACGTCATCCTCAGCACCTCCTACAAGGCCGGGGTGTTCGAGGCAGAGTTCGGTGACGGGTCCGCGCTCGGGCTGGAGATCGACTACGTCACCGAGGAAGAACCGCTGGGAACAGGCGGCGGCATCGCCAACATCGCCGACAAGCTGCGTCACGACACCGCGCTGGTGTTCAACGGCGACGTGCTCTCCGGTGCCGACCTCGGCGAGCTGGTGGAGTCGCACCGGGCCAACGAGGCCGACGTGACGCTGCACCTGGTTCGGGTGGGCGATCCGCGCGCGTTCGGTTGCGTGCCCACCGACGAGAACAACCGAGTGATGGCCTTTCTGGAGAAGACCGAGGATCCGCCGACCGATCAGATCAACGCCGGCACCTATGTCTTCGCGCGCAAGATCATCGACCGGATTCCGCGCGGCCGGCCGGTGTCGGTCGAGCGCGAGGTGTTCCCGTCGCTGCTGTCGGATCCCGACGTCAAGTTCTGCGGCTACGTCGATGCGACGTATTGGCGAGACATGGGCACGCCGGATGACTTCGTCCGCGGATCGTCGGACTTGGTGCGCGGTATCGTCACATCCCCGGCGCTGCACGGACATCGGGGCGAGAAGCTGGTGCACGAGGGCGCGGCGGTGGCGCCCGGTGCGGTGGTGATCGGTGGCACGGTCATCGGACGCGGAGCCGAGATCGGGCCCGGCGTGCGGCTGGACGGCGCGGTGATTTTCGACGGCGTCAAGATCGAGGCCGGCAGCGTGGTCGAGCGCTCCATCGTCGGATTCGGGGCCCGGATCGGTCCGCGGGCGCTGATCCGCGACGGCGTGATCGGTGACGGCGCCGATATCGGTGCGCGCTGCGAGCTGTTGCGCGGCGCCCGGGTGTGGCCGGGTGTCTCCATTCCCGACGGCGGGATCCGCTACTCCAGCGACGTCTGA
- a CDS encoding glycosyltransferase family 2 protein, protein MTDVLPVVTVTFSPGHHLERFLASLSLATERPVSVLMADNGSTDGAPQAAVERYPNVRFFSTGGNLGYGTAVNRAIEHLGERGEIDDWVLVANPDVQWGPNSIDALLEAAARWPQAGALGPLIHDPDGSVYPSARHLPSLIRGGMHAVIGPFWKRNPWTAAYRQERLEPSERPVGWLSGSCLLLRRSAFGQIGGFDERYFMYMEDVDLGDRLGKAGWLNVYVPSAEVLHHKGHSTGDDPASHLAAHHRSTYIFLADRHTGWWLAPLRWTLRASLALRSALMVRSSRRQRAQKPAEGRH, encoded by the coding sequence GTGACTGACGTCCTGCCGGTCGTGACGGTGACCTTCTCGCCGGGCCACCACCTCGAACGTTTTCTGGCTTCGCTGTCGCTGGCCACCGAGCGCCCGGTCAGCGTGCTGATGGCCGACAACGGTTCCACCGATGGCGCCCCGCAGGCTGCCGTGGAGCGCTACCCGAATGTGCGGTTCTTCAGCACCGGAGGCAACCTCGGGTACGGAACCGCGGTCAATCGCGCGATCGAGCATCTCGGCGAGCGCGGGGAGATCGACGACTGGGTGCTGGTGGCCAATCCGGACGTGCAGTGGGGGCCGAACAGCATCGACGCGCTGCTGGAGGCGGCCGCCCGCTGGCCGCAGGCCGGCGCGCTGGGGCCGCTGATCCACGACCCGGACGGCTCGGTGTATCCGTCGGCACGCCACCTGCCCAGCCTGATCCGCGGCGGCATGCACGCCGTGATCGGGCCGTTCTGGAAGCGCAATCCCTGGACGGCCGCGTACCGCCAGGAGCGCCTCGAGCCCAGCGAGCGGCCGGTGGGCTGGCTGTCGGGATCGTGCCTGCTGCTGCGCCGCTCGGCGTTCGGTCAGATCGGCGGATTCGACGAGCGCTACTTCATGTATATGGAGGACGTCGACCTCGGCGACCGGCTGGGCAAGGCCGGCTGGCTCAACGTCTACGTGCCGTCGGCCGAAGTGCTGCACCACAAGGGCCACTCCACCGGCGACGATCCGGCCAGCCATTTGGCGGCGCACCACCGGAGCACCTATATCTTTCTGGCCGACCGGCATACCGGTTGGTGGCTGGCTCCGCTGCGCTGGACGTTGCGGGCCTCGTTGGCGCTGCGCTCGGCTCTGATGGTGCGCAGCTCGCGCCGGCAGCGTGCGCAGAAGCCGGCAGAAGGGCGGCACTGA
- the rfbD gene encoding dTDP-4-dehydrorhamnose reductase codes for MSGRIVITGAGGQLGGCLAAQGADQGRNVLALTSAQWDITDPAAAEAIVTSGDVVINCAAYTDVDGAESDEARAYSVNAAAPAHIARACARAGARLIHVSTDFVFAGDYADPHPFEPSDETTPRGVYACSKRAGEIAALAALPEPSQCVVVRTAWVYTGGTGKDFVAIMRKLAAGDDPIKVVDDQVGSPTYVADLAAALLQVADDGVPGPILHAANEGVVSRFGLARAVFEECGADPERVHPVSTAEFPRPAPRPTYSALSSRQSAAAGMTPLRPWRSALVAALTASEGAVAAARPIISTRD; via the coding sequence ATGTCGGGCAGGATCGTGATCACCGGAGCCGGTGGGCAGCTGGGCGGTTGTTTGGCCGCGCAGGGCGCTGACCAGGGCCGCAACGTCCTTGCCCTGACGTCCGCGCAGTGGGACATCACCGACCCGGCCGCCGCCGAGGCGATCGTGACAAGCGGTGATGTCGTGATCAATTGCGCGGCCTACACCGATGTCGACGGCGCCGAAAGCGACGAAGCGCGGGCCTACTCGGTCAATGCGGCCGCGCCGGCACACATCGCGCGGGCCTGCGCGCGGGCCGGTGCCCGGCTGATTCACGTCTCGACCGACTTCGTGTTCGCCGGCGATTACGCCGATCCCCACCCGTTCGAACCCAGCGACGAGACCACGCCGCGTGGCGTCTACGCGTGCAGCAAGCGCGCCGGGGAGATCGCCGCGCTGGCAGCGCTGCCGGAGCCCTCCCAGTGCGTCGTGGTCCGGACCGCCTGGGTCTACACCGGCGGCACCGGCAAGGACTTCGTCGCGATCATGCGCAAGCTCGCCGCCGGCGACGACCCGATCAAGGTCGTCGACGACCAGGTCGGCTCGCCGACCTATGTCGCCGACCTGGCTGCCGCGCTGCTCCAGGTGGCCGACGACGGCGTCCCCGGGCCGATCCTGCACGCCGCCAACGAGGGCGTCGTCTCGCGTTTCGGGCTGGCCCGCGCGGTGTTCGAGGAGTGTGGCGCCGATCCCGAGCGGGTGCACCCGGTGAGCACCGCGGAATTTCCCCGTCCCGCACCGCGACCGACCTACTCCGCGCTGTCGAGCCGGCAGTCGGCAGCGGCGGGCATGACGCCGCTACGGCCCTGGCGGTCCGCACTTGTCGCCGCGCTGACCGCGTCGGAGGGGGCAGTCGCAGCCGCACGACCGATAATCTCTACGCGTGACTGA
- a CDS encoding LCP family protein — MMPVQRVVRVITTVLTVAVVIGTGVAWNNVRSFEDGIFHMSAASLGKGGDDGAIDILLVGLDSRTDAHGNALTQEELATLKAGDEEATNTDTIILVRIPNNGKSATAISIPRDSYVVAPGLGKTKINGVYGQTREAKRANLVKAGDSAEDAATQGTEAGREALIKTVADLTGVTVDHYAEIGLLGFALITDALGGVNVCLKDAVYEPFSGADFPAGPQKLDGAEALSFVRQRHDLPRGDLDRVVRQQVVMASLAHRVISGKTLSSPTTLKRLEAAVQRSVVISQGWDVMDFVQQLQKLAGGNVAFATIPVLDGAGWSDDGMQSVVRVDAHQVQDWVAGLLHQQDQGKTEEIAYTPAKTTATVVNDTDINGLAAAVSDVLSSKGFTTGAAGNNDGGHVKSSQVRANKPDDMGAQEVAKELGGLPVVPDASLAPGSVRVVLANDYTGPGSGLSGSTTAPARVTNQSATDPNVPAPSPILTAGSDKPECIN, encoded by the coding sequence GTGATGCCTGTGCAGCGTGTGGTTCGTGTTATTACCACTGTGCTAACCGTCGCCGTCGTCATCGGCACCGGCGTGGCGTGGAACAACGTCCGATCGTTTGAAGACGGCATCTTCCACATGTCGGCAGCGTCGCTCGGCAAGGGCGGCGACGACGGCGCGATCGACATCCTGCTGGTCGGCCTGGACAGCCGCACCGACGCCCACGGCAACGCGTTGACACAAGAGGAACTGGCAACGCTGAAGGCCGGCGACGAGGAAGCCACCAACACCGACACCATCATCCTGGTTCGGATACCGAACAACGGGAAGTCGGCCACCGCCATCTCGATTCCGCGCGATTCCTACGTCGTGGCCCCCGGCCTGGGCAAGACGAAGATCAACGGCGTCTACGGCCAAACCAGGGAAGCCAAGCGGGCCAACCTGGTCAAAGCCGGTGATTCCGCCGAGGACGCCGCCACGCAGGGGACCGAGGCCGGGCGCGAGGCGTTGATCAAGACGGTCGCCGACCTCACCGGTGTCACCGTCGACCACTATGCCGAGATCGGGCTGCTCGGTTTCGCATTGATCACCGACGCCCTCGGCGGCGTCAACGTGTGCCTCAAAGATGCGGTGTATGAACCATTTTCGGGTGCCGACTTCCCGGCCGGGCCGCAGAAGCTGGACGGCGCCGAGGCGCTGAGCTTCGTGCGCCAACGCCACGATCTGCCACGTGGCGACCTCGACCGGGTGGTGCGCCAGCAGGTCGTGATGGCCTCGCTCGCACACCGGGTGATCTCCGGCAAGACGCTGTCCAGCCCCACCACACTGAAGCGGCTGGAGGCGGCGGTGCAGCGCTCGGTGGTGATCTCCCAGGGTTGGGACGTAATGGATTTCGTCCAGCAATTGCAGAAGCTGGCCGGCGGTAACGTCGCCTTTGCCACTATCCCGGTGCTCGACGGAGCCGGCTGGAGTGACGACGGCATGCAGAGCGTGGTCCGGGTGGACGCGCACCAGGTTCAGGACTGGGTCGCCGGCCTGCTGCACCAACAGGATCAGGGCAAGACCGAGGAAATCGCGTACACACCCGCAAAGACCACCGCCACCGTGGTCAACGACACCGACATCAACGGACTGGCGGCCGCGGTGTCAGACGTGTTGAGCTCCAAGGGATTTACCACCGGCGCCGCCGGCAACAACGACGGCGGCCACGTCAAGTCCAGCCAGGTGCGCGCCAACAAACCCGACGACATGGGAGCGCAGGAAGTCGCCAAGGAGCTGGGCGGGTTGCCCGTCGTGCCGGATGCATCGTTGGCGCCGGGATCGGTCCGCGTGGTGCTGGCAAACGACTACACCGGACCGGGCTCGGGCCTGTCCGGCAGCACGACGGCCCCGGCGCGGGTGACGAACCAGTCGGCCACCGACCCGAATGTCCCAGCGCCCTCGCCGATCCTGACGGCCGGGAGCGACAAGCCGGAGTGCATCAACTGA
- a CDS encoding TIGR03089 family protein, protein MHQLTTLSAAILDPMLRADPVGPRITYYDDATGERIELSAVTLANWAAKTGNLLRDELGAGPDSRVAILLPAHWQTAAVLFGVWWIGAEAVLDGPADLALCTAERLDEADSAVAGGEVAVLSLDPFGRPAPDLPIGVTDYATAVRVHGDQIVAARHPGAALAGRSVDEILADCETSAAARGLASADRVLSTAAWPGPAELVDGLLAIMAVGASLVQVANLDPATLQRRVETEKVTRVL, encoded by the coding sequence GTGCATCAACTGACCACCTTGTCGGCAGCGATCCTCGATCCGATGCTGCGCGCCGACCCGGTCGGTCCGCGCATCACCTACTACGACGACGCCACCGGCGAGCGCATCGAGTTGTCCGCGGTGACGCTGGCCAACTGGGCGGCCAAGACCGGCAACCTGTTACGCGACGAGCTGGGCGCGGGACCGGACAGCCGGGTGGCGATCTTGCTTCCGGCGCACTGGCAGACCGCGGCGGTCTTGTTCGGGGTGTGGTGGATCGGCGCCGAGGCCGTACTCGACGGCCCGGCCGACCTCGCGCTGTGCACCGCCGAGCGGCTGGACGAGGCCGACTCCGCCGTTGCCGGCGGCGAGGTCGCGGTCTTGTCGCTGGATCCGTTCGGTCGTCCGGCGCCCGACCTGCCGATCGGCGTCACCGATTACGCCACCGCGGTGCGGGTGCACGGCGACCAGATCGTCGCCGCACGCCATCCCGGCGCCGCGCTGGCCGGCCGCTCCGTCGATGAGATCCTGGCCGACTGTGAAACCTCGGCGGCGGCACGGGGTTTGGCGTCCGCGGATCGGGTGCTCTCGACCGCCGCGTGGCCCGGCCCCGCCGAGCTGGTCGACGGCCTGCTGGCGATCATGGCCGTCGGCGCGTCGCTGGTGCAGGTGGCGAACCTCGATCCGGCGACACTGCAGCGCCGCGTCGAGACCGAGAAGGTCACCCGCGTCCTCTGA
- a CDS encoding DUF1490 family protein, whose amino-acid sequence MAVYGLLAKAAGTVFTGLVGVTAYEVVRKAAAKAPLHQTAVKGAELGLRGTRKAETAAESARLKLADVMAEARERIGEEAPTPSLGDTHDHDH is encoded by the coding sequence ATGGCGGTATACGGGCTACTGGCAAAGGCGGCGGGGACGGTATTCACCGGCCTGGTCGGCGTGACGGCCTACGAGGTCGTGCGCAAAGCCGCGGCCAAGGCGCCGCTGCATCAGACCGCCGTCAAAGGCGCCGAGCTGGGATTGCGCGGCACCCGCAAAGCCGAGACGGCCGCGGAGTCGGCGCGCCTCAAGCTTGCCGATGTGATGGCCGAAGCCCGCGAACGCATCGGCGAGGAGGCGCCCACCCCGTCGCTGGGCGACACCCACGACCACGACCACTGA
- the ctpC gene encoding manganese-exporting P-type ATPase CtpC, with protein MSLAIVEDIATAKDPALEVLSDAAGRMRLCVPWVRSRTRRAVAVEDAVAKRTGVRAVHAYPRTGSVVVWYSPHRCDRAEIMAAISSAEHVAAELIPARAPHSSEIRNSDVLRMVIGGLALSLLGVRRYVFARPPLLGPSGRVVATSVTIFTGYPFLRGALRSLRSGKAGTDALVSAATVASLILRENVVALTVLWLLNIGEYLQDLTLRRTRRAISELLRGSQDTAWIRLTSPSRGLEPGTEIQVPIDSVEIGDEVVVHDHVAIPVDGEVVDGEAVVNQSALTGENLPVSVHVGTHVHAGSVVVRGRVVVRAQAVGNQTTIGRIITRVEEAQHDRAPIQTVGETFSRRFVPTSFIVSAITLAVTGDVRRAMTMLLIACPCAVGLATPTAISAAIGNGARRGILIKGGSHLEQAGRVDAIVFDKTGTLTVGRPVVTNIVAMHKDWEPEQVLAYAASSEIHSRHPLAEAVIRSTEERHISIPPHEECEVLVGLGMRTWADGRTLLLGSPSLLQAEKVRVSKKAKEWVDKLRREAEMPLLLAVDGKLVGLISLRDEVRPEAAEVLTKLRANGIRRIVMLTGDHPDIAQVVAGELGIDEWRAEVMPEDKLEVVRELQGEGHIVGMVGDGINDAPALAAADIGIAMGLAGTDVAVETADVALANDDLHRLLDVGDLGARAVDVIRENYGMSIAVNAVGLIIGAGGALSPVLAAILHNASSVAVVANSSRLIRYRLD; from the coding sequence ATGAGCCTCGCGATCGTTGAAGACATCGCAACTGCCAAAGACCCTGCCCTGGAAGTACTTTCGGATGCGGCCGGCCGCATGCGGCTTTGCGTCCCGTGGGTGCGCTCCCGCACACGACGGGCCGTCGCGGTCGAAGATGCGGTGGCCAAGCGGACCGGCGTGCGCGCCGTGCACGCCTACCCGCGTACCGGATCGGTCGTGGTCTGGTATTCACCGCACCGCTGCGACCGCGCCGAGATCATGGCGGCGATCAGCAGCGCCGAACACGTTGCCGCCGAACTGATTCCGGCGCGCGCGCCGCATTCGTCGGAGATCCGCAACTCGGACGTGCTGCGCATGGTCATCGGCGGCCTGGCCCTGAGCCTGCTCGGGGTGCGCCGTTATGTGTTCGCCCGGCCACCGCTGCTCGGGCCGAGCGGCCGGGTGGTCGCCACGAGCGTCACGATCTTCACCGGTTACCCGTTCCTGCGCGGCGCGTTGCGTTCGCTGCGGTCCGGCAAGGCCGGCACCGACGCGCTGGTCTCGGCCGCGACCGTGGCGAGTCTGATCCTGCGCGAGAACGTGGTCGCCCTGACCGTGCTGTGGCTGCTCAATATCGGTGAGTACCTGCAAGATCTGACGCTGCGGCGGACCCGGCGCGCCATTTCCGAACTGCTGCGCGGCAGCCAGGATACGGCGTGGATCCGGCTCACGAGCCCTTCTCGGGGCCTTGAGCCTGGCACCGAAATCCAGGTGCCGATCGACAGCGTGGAGATCGGCGACGAGGTGGTGGTGCACGACCACGTCGCCATCCCGGTGGACGGCGAAGTGGTCGACGGCGAAGCCGTCGTCAACCAATCCGCGCTCACCGGCGAAAACCTGCCGGTGAGCGTGCACGTGGGCACCCACGTGCACGCCGGCTCGGTCGTGGTGCGCGGACGCGTCGTGGTGCGTGCGCAGGCCGTTGGCAACCAAACCACGATCGGGCGCATCATCACCCGCGTCGAGGAGGCGCAGCACGACCGGGCGCCCATCCAGACGGTCGGCGAAACCTTCTCGCGCCGTTTCGTTCCCACCTCGTTCATCGTGTCGGCGATCACGCTGGCGGTCACCGGCGACGTCCGGCGCGCGATGACCATGCTGTTGATCGCCTGCCCGTGCGCGGTGGGCCTGGCCACCCCGACCGCGATCAGCGCAGCGATCGGCAACGGCGCGCGCCGCGGCATCCTGATCAAAGGCGGGTCCCATCTCGAGCAGGCGGGCCGGGTCGACGCGATCGTGTTCGACAAGACCGGAACCCTGACCGTCGGTCGCCCAGTCGTCACCAATATCGTTGCGATGCATAAGGACTGGGAGCCCGAGCAGGTGCTGGCGTACGCGGCCAGCTCGGAGATCCACTCGCGGCACCCGCTGGCCGAGGCGGTCATCCGCTCGACCGAGGAACGCCACATCAGCATCCCGCCGCACGAGGAGTGCGAGGTGCTGGTCGGGTTGGGCATGCGGACCTGGGCCGACGGCCGCACCCTGCTGCTGGGCAGCCCGTCGCTGCTGCAGGCCGAGAAGGTCAGGGTGTCGAAGAAGGCCAAGGAGTGGGTCGACAAGCTGCGGCGCGAGGCCGAGATGCCGCTGCTGCTGGCGGTGGACGGCAAGCTGGTCGGGCTGATCAGCCTGCGCGACGAAGTCCGGCCCGAGGCGGCCGAGGTGCTGACGAAGCTGCGCGCCAATGGGATTCGACGCATCGTGATGCTCACCGGCGATCACCCGGACATCGCGCAGGTGGTCGCCGGCGAGCTGGGCATCGACGAGTGGCGCGCCGAGGTGATGCCGGAGGACAAGCTCGAGGTGGTGCGCGAGCTGCAGGGCGAGGGCCACATCGTCGGCATGGTCGGCGACGGCATCAACGACGCCCCGGCTCTGGCCGCGGCAGACATCGGAATCGCGATGGGGCTGGCCGGAACCGACGTCGCCGTGGAAACCGCCGACGTGGCGCTGGCCAACGACGACCTGCATCGCCTGCTCGACGTCGGGGACCTGGGCGCCCGGGCGGTCGACGTGATCCGGGAGAACTACGGCATGTCGATCGCCGTCAACGCTGTCGGGCTGATCATCGGGGCGGGCGGGGCCCTATCCCCCGTGCTGGCCGCGATCCTGCACAACGCGTCGTCAGTTGCCGTGGTGGCCAACAGTTCCCGGCTGATCCGCTACCGCCTTGACTGA
- a CDS encoding class I SAM-dependent methyltransferase has product MARSDNDSWDLATSVGATATLVAAGRARATRDELIDDPFAEPLVRAVGVDFFTRWANAEIDAADVDEPGAPWGMRRMTDLLAARTRYIDAFFADAMAAGVRQVVILASGLDARGYRLTWAPGTKVFEIDQPDVIEFKTTTIEALGARPTAEIRAVAVDLRHDWPSALKQAGFDTSQPAAWAAEGLLGFLPPDAQDRLLDNITALSAGESRLVAEIFINTGCNQNALDSASQRWQAKGLDVALDDLGFPGERNDAATYLRDRGWRPVSTPLNQLLADNGLPQQPTGEDAPFAKNYYCTAVLHKAG; this is encoded by the coding sequence GTGGCACGCAGCGACAATGACTCCTGGGACCTGGCGACAAGCGTGGGAGCCACCGCCACCCTGGTCGCCGCTGGACGTGCCCGGGCCACCAGGGACGAGCTGATCGACGACCCGTTCGCCGAGCCGCTGGTGCGCGCCGTGGGTGTCGACTTCTTCACCCGGTGGGCCAACGCCGAGATCGACGCGGCCGACGTCGACGAGCCCGGTGCGCCGTGGGGCATGCGGCGCATGACCGACCTGCTGGCCGCCCGCACGCGTTACATCGATGCGTTCTTCGCCGACGCGATGGCCGCGGGCGTGCGCCAGGTCGTCATCTTGGCCTCCGGCCTGGACGCGCGCGGATACCGACTCACCTGGGCTCCGGGAACAAAGGTGTTCGAGATCGACCAGCCGGACGTCATTGAGTTCAAGACCACGACGATCGAAGCACTCGGCGCCCGGCCCACCGCCGAGATCCGCGCGGTCGCGGTCGACCTGCGCCACGATTGGCCGTCGGCGCTGAAGCAGGCCGGCTTCGATACCAGCCAACCCGCCGCGTGGGCCGCCGAGGGACTACTCGGTTTCCTACCGCCCGACGCGCAGGATCGCTTGCTGGACAACATCACCGCGCTATCCGCCGGTGAAAGCCGGCTGGTGGCCGAAATCTTCATCAACACCGGCTGCAACCAGAACGCGTTGGACAGCGCCAGCCAGCGGTGGCAGGCGAAAGGGCTCGACGTCGCGCTCGACGATCTGGGTTTTCCCGGCGAGCGCAACGATGCGGCCACCTATCTGCGCGACCGCGGCTGGCGGCCGGTCAGCACCCCGCTGAATCAGTTGTTGGCCGACAACGGATTACCGCAACAGCCCACAGGCGAAGACGCCCCGTTCGCCAAGAACTATTACTGCACCGCAGTTTTGCACAAGGCAGGGTAA